CCCAAATCTGAAGCCAAACAAAAGAATTATTTGAAAAGTATCTTTGGGTAATTCCAACGTGTTGTTTTTCATCCACATCCACCtgcggagaacacatttcacacactcAGGTGTGTGACAGGTAATGGGACtctaagtttgactttaaatacGACCCTTAAATATAGCCACCAGTCACAGTTGAAAGAAAATATCTGTATCggccaaaaaaatgacatcagcCCATCCCTAGTGAGCATTATGTTAGAGACCATCTGATTTAACCCTCTAACTCAACCATCAATTCTGGCTGAGCCATTAGAACCCATTTTGGACTTTGGTATAATCTAGTCTTGGAATTGCATGCCAAATCCCTCAGCTCTGACAAGATACCTCataagtaaaacaataaaacgaGGGTAAAGATCACCTAATAAATCACTGATGATTGAAATGTCCCGTTTCTGTCCCGAAGGTGCCACCAGAACGACCTGGAGAACATCATCCCGTTCGTTTTCATCAGCCTGCTGTACACTCTGACGGCACCGCCACTTTCCACCGCCCTCATCCACTTCCGCATCTTCACCGTCTCTCGCTTCTGCCACACCATTTCCTACATCCTGGCTCTGCCTCAGCCGTCCAGGGGTCTGTCCTACGTTGCAGGAGTGGGGGCCACCGTCTCCATGGGGGTCCAGGTGCTCCTCAAAGTTCTGGTCCTGTAGAGACGAGGTGTTTCATTCCATTCCGAACGTGCACATTCTCTGTACTGCTGGAATTGTTTGGGGCAGTAAAGCTTTCTCTCAACTGCGTTTGTGTTCATTTGGGATGGATCCGCATGCAGCAGAACTAATGTGCTTAAAAGTCTGGTCCAAACTCCAATCATGCAGCTGAACTTTGGAGCCGTTTAGCTTGCTGGCTGCGTAAAAACACTCTGCAGGTGGCAAAAGCAGCCAAACATCCACATTATTTTCTGCTCAACAGATTCGTCTGGATATTTATGCTTCATTCTGATTATAtttaatttgcttaaaatgctaaaagatAAAATGCGCCGGCTCTGAGGGGATTACTCATCGTTTTACCTTtatctgctgtgtttgtgtgggtgtggAGAGTTCAGTCATTCTCCCTTTGATAAAGCACATCTCCTTTGATGTAGCTGCTATAATGATCCAcagttttcctgtttgtttccaTCACTGCAGAAAGACATTAGAATAATGTGGATTTCAGCTCTCACAGTTCTCTAGACATGaagaactttttctgtttggttttttttcaaactgagcTAAAAGGCCTGTCCATAAAAAAAGGTCAGTCTAAGAAGAAGTCAATCCTTTGGTGCGAACTAAAGAGTTGTGCAACAGCTAGTTGTTTCCAACTAGTGGAATTGCAGTTAGGTGAAAGGGAGAAGATCAAAGTCTTCATGTGTGAAGCAACAGAGAATTTAGGTCACCTGAGAGTGATTTCTGAccctttaaagccccactctgaCCATCTGTTTTCAAATCGTTCTCAGTTGTCTTTAAGTCATAATTATGCTACttttagccaaactcaaaaaaacCTGTTGTTGTCTAGAGTAGTAGTCCTCAACCTCTGGGCTGCGGATAGAAAAAAGAATACCGTATCTTCCGTTTTTTAATAGattggccaggggtgcgacttatactcaggagagacttatttgtattttttaatgcataaataggctcatattttCGTTATTTCCCCCACCTACAACCAGTTGCCTTTTAGCGattgtttcccactaacaacctcTAGAGGGCACTGTGGGTTTGTGTGTCAGTATTTGCTTCTTTCTGCTGacaaacgcagaagaagaagaagaagaagtgacgTTCAACACAATCGTTGCTCGGAATCTTATCATTCTCTTCGTGGacgttatgatgtttttcttattttcatcgagacgtttttgttgtttttatttttctctccttggactaatgcgggacagttagccatcaaactgggttacagaagagcagctaaaaacacgtCATTccgatgcagctcctgcaggctagaaggtaaccaTCGcagtaagaaaaagaaaaacactgaaaaacccagacatggagacgtgattatacatgcttttgtggagctctttaaaataaataacttctcAACATCTTCTGTGTAttaatgagatatacagtcaaagcctccatcaAGTAGCAATGAGGCTAAATGGTAGCATCTCCACACGCAATGGGagcgtctagtttatgaacacatttttggactagTATTGAATATTTAATATGACGCACGTCAAAAGAGGCGGCGGAC
The genomic region above belongs to Oryzias melastigma strain HK-1 linkage group LG22, ASM292280v2, whole genome shotgun sequence and contains:
- the LOC112148981 gene encoding microsomal glutathione S-transferase 1, which produces MAELLKDQVFMAFTTHAAIVTLKLLLMGPLTGYFRITRKSFVNAEDVPGKTAEDKKKMLKPNEDVERVRRCHQNDLENIIPFVFISLLYTLTAPPLSTALIHFRIFTVSRFCHTISYILALPQPSRGLSYVAGVGATVSMGVQVLLKVLVL